One Felis catus isolate Fca126 chromosome D3, F.catus_Fca126_mat1.0, whole genome shotgun sequence DNA segment encodes these proteins:
- the LOC123381160 gene encoding sphingomyelin phosphodiesterase 4-like isoform X4 yields the protein MWLSYLQPWRYAPEKQAQSSDCQARCVSERWAPFVQENLLMYTKLFVGFLSRALRTDLVSPKNALMVFRVAKVFAQPNLAEMIQKGEQLFLEPELVIPHRQHRLFTAPTFTGSFLSSWPPAVTDASFKVKSHVYSLEGQDCKYTPMFGPEVRTLVLRLAQLITQAKQTAKSISDQCGESTAGRPFLSWLGFCSTDTNGSYAANDLDEMGQDSVRKTDEYLEKALEYLCQMFRLSEAQLTQLTLALGTTQDENGKKQLPDCVVGEDGLVLTPLGRYQIINGLRRFDIEYQGDSELQPIRSYEIASLVRVLFRLSSAINRRFAGPMAALCSRADFLGSFCRYHLTEPGLADRHLLSPVARGCAARRPRGPRLSLRFLGSYRTLLSLLLAFFVASLFCIGPLPCALLLVLGYLLYAVAMTLLTERSKLHHL from the exons ATGTGGCTGAGCTACCTACAGCCCTGGAGGTATGCACCTgagaagcaggctcagagcagCGACTGCCAGGCCCGGTGTGTGTCGGAGAGATG GGCACCCTTTGTGCAGGAGAATCTGCTGATGTACACCAAGCTTTTTGTGGGCTTCCTGAGCCGCGCGCTCCGCACCGACCTGGTCAGCCCCAAGAACGCGCTCATGGTATTCCGAGTGGCCAAAGTCTTTGCCCAGCCCAACCTGGCTGAAATGATCCAGAAAG GGGAACAGCTGTTCCTGGAGCCAGAACTCGTCATCCCACACCGCCAGCACCGACTCTTCACAGCTCCCACTTTCACCGGCAGCTTCCTGTCCTCGTGGCCCCCAGCCGTCACAGACGCCTCCTTCAAGGTGAAGAGCCACGTTTACAGCCTGGAGGGCCAGGACTGCAAGTACACCCCAATGTTTGGGCCCGAGGTGCGGACGCTG GTCTTGCGCCTGGCTCAGCTCATCACGCAGGCCAAGCAGACTGCCAAGTCCATCTCTGACCAGTGCGGGGAGAGCACGGCCGGCCGCCCCTTTCTGTCGTGGCTGGGCTTCTGCTCCACAGACACGAACGGCTCCTACGCAGCCAACGACCTGGACGAGATGGGGCAGGACAGTGTCCGCAAGACAGACGAGTACCTGGAGAAGGCCCTGGAGTACCTGTGCCAGATGTTCCGA CTCAGCGAGGCTCAGCTCACCCAGCTCACGCTTGCCTTGGGGACAACTCAAGATGAGAATGGGAAGAAGCAGCTCCCAGACTGCGTCGTGGGGGAGGACGGGCTCGTCCTCACGCCCCTGGGCCGGTACCAG ATCATCAATGGGCTGCGAAGGTTTGACATCGAGTACCAGGGTGACTCAGAGCTGCAGCCCATCCGGAGCTATGAGATCGCCAGCCTGGTCCGCGTGCTCTTCCGGCTGTCCTCCGCCATCAACCGCAGG tTTGCAGGCCCGATGGCAGCCCTGTGTTCCCGTGCCGACTTCCTCGGCAGCTTTTGTCGGTACCACCTCACGGAGCCCGGGCTGGCAGACAGGCACCTGCTGAGCCCGGTGGCACGAGGGTGTGCGGCCCGCCGTCCCCGGGGCCCTAGGCTCAGCCTGCGCTTCCTGGGCAGCTACCGGACGCTGCTCTCGCTGCTTCTGGCCTTCTTCGTGGCCTCCCTGTTCTGTATTGGGCCCCTCCCTTGCGCCCTGCTCCTCGTGCTGGGCTACCTCCTCTACGCTGTGGCCATGACGCTGCTCACCGAGCGCAGCAAGCTGCACCATCTCTGA
- the LOC123381160 gene encoding sphingomyelin phosphodiesterase 4-like isoform X2: MYQKLQSPHAKESFTPTEEHVLVVRLLLKHLHAFSNSLKPEQVSPSTHSHATSPLEEFKRAAVPRFVQQKLYLFLQHCFGHWPLDASFRAVLEMWLSYLQPWRYAPEKQAQSSDCQARCVSERWAPFVQENLLMYTKLFVGFLSRALRTDLVSPKNALMVFRVAKVFAQPNLAEMIQKGEQLFLEPELVIPHRQHRLFTAPTFTGSFLSSWPPAVTDASFKVKSHVYSLEGQDCKYTPMFGPEVRTLVLRLAQLITQAKQTAKSISDQCGESTAGRPFLSWLGFCSTDTNGSYAANDLDEMGQDSVRKTDEYLEKALEYLCQMFRLSEAQLTQLTLALGTTQDENGKKQLPDCVVGEDGLVLTPLGRYQIINGLRRFDIEYQGDSELQPIRSYEIASLVRVLFRLSSAINRRFAGPMAALCSRADFLGSFCRYHLTEPGLADRHLLSPVARGCAARRPRGPRLSLRFLGSYRTLLSLLLAFFVASLFCIGPLPCALLLVLGYLLYAVAMTLLTERSKLHHL, encoded by the exons ATGTACCAAAAATTGCAGTCCCCTCACGCCAAG GAGTCGTTCACACCCACGGAGGAGCACGTGTTGGTGGTGCGCCTGCTGCTAAAGCATCTGCACGCCTTTTCCAACAGCCTGAAGCCTGAGCAGGtctctccctccacccactcTCACGCCACCAGTCCCCTGGAGGAGTTCAAACG ggccGCCGTCCCGAGGTTTGTCCAGCAGAAACTCTACCTTTTCCTGCAGCACTGCTTTGGCCACTGGCCCCTGGATGCGTCCTTCAGAGCC GTCCTGGAGATGTGGCTGAGCTACCTACAGCCCTGGAGGTATGCACCTgagaagcaggctcagagcagCGACTGCCAGGCCCGGTGTGTGTCGGAGAGATG GGCACCCTTTGTGCAGGAGAATCTGCTGATGTACACCAAGCTTTTTGTGGGCTTCCTGAGCCGCGCGCTCCGCACCGACCTGGTCAGCCCCAAGAACGCGCTCATGGTATTCCGAGTGGCCAAAGTCTTTGCCCAGCCCAACCTGGCTGAAATGATCCAGAAAG GGGAACAGCTGTTCCTGGAGCCAGAACTCGTCATCCCACACCGCCAGCACCGACTCTTCACAGCTCCCACTTTCACCGGCAGCTTCCTGTCCTCGTGGCCCCCAGCCGTCACAGACGCCTCCTTCAAGGTGAAGAGCCACGTTTACAGCCTGGAGGGCCAGGACTGCAAGTACACCCCAATGTTTGGGCCCGAGGTGCGGACGCTG GTCTTGCGCCTGGCTCAGCTCATCACGCAGGCCAAGCAGACTGCCAAGTCCATCTCTGACCAGTGCGGGGAGAGCACGGCCGGCCGCCCCTTTCTGTCGTGGCTGGGCTTCTGCTCCACAGACACGAACGGCTCCTACGCAGCCAACGACCTGGACGAGATGGGGCAGGACAGTGTCCGCAAGACAGACGAGTACCTGGAGAAGGCCCTGGAGTACCTGTGCCAGATGTTCCGA CTCAGCGAGGCTCAGCTCACCCAGCTCACGCTTGCCTTGGGGACAACTCAAGATGAGAATGGGAAGAAGCAGCTCCCAGACTGCGTCGTGGGGGAGGACGGGCTCGTCCTCACGCCCCTGGGCCGGTACCAG ATCATCAATGGGCTGCGAAGGTTTGACATCGAGTACCAGGGTGACTCAGAGCTGCAGCCCATCCGGAGCTATGAGATCGCCAGCCTGGTCCGCGTGCTCTTCCGGCTGTCCTCCGCCATCAACCGCAGG tTTGCAGGCCCGATGGCAGCCCTGTGTTCCCGTGCCGACTTCCTCGGCAGCTTTTGTCGGTACCACCTCACGGAGCCCGGGCTGGCAGACAGGCACCTGCTGAGCCCGGTGGCACGAGGGTGTGCGGCCCGCCGTCCCCGGGGCCCTAGGCTCAGCCTGCGCTTCCTGGGCAGCTACCGGACGCTGCTCTCGCTGCTTCTGGCCTTCTTCGTGGCCTCCCTGTTCTGTATTGGGCCCCTCCCTTGCGCCCTGCTCCTCGTGCTGGGCTACCTCCTCTACGCTGTGGCCATGACGCTGCTCACCGAGCGCAGCAAGCTGCACCATCTCTGA
- the LOC123381160 gene encoding sphingomyelin phosphodiesterase 4-like isoform X3, with translation MGPKIGGLAFRGAQCSPRQSWPLEPGATWLTYEGTLSSPPLPCRAAVPRFVQQKLYLFLQHCFGHWPLDASFRAVLEMWLSYLQPWRYAPEKQAQSSDCQARCVSERWAPFVQENLLMYTKLFVGFLSRALRTDLVSPKNALMVFRVAKVFAQPNLAEMIQKGEQLFLEPELVIPHRQHRLFTAPTFTGSFLSSWPPAVTDASFKVKSHVYSLEGQDCKYTPMFGPEVRTLVLRLAQLITQAKQTAKSISDQCGESTAGRPFLSWLGFCSTDTNGSYAANDLDEMGQDSVRKTDEYLEKALEYLCQMFRLSEAQLTQLTLALGTTQDENGKKQLPDCVVGEDGLVLTPLGRYQIINGLRRFDIEYQGDSELQPIRSYEIASLVRVLFRLSSAINRRFAGPMAALCSRADFLGSFCRYHLTEPGLADRHLLSPVARGCAARRPRGPRLSLRFLGSYRTLLSLLLAFFVASLFCIGPLPCALLLVLGYLLYAVAMTLLTERSKLHHL, from the exons ATGGGGCCCAAAATAGGAGGCCTTGCCTTCAGGGGTGCCCAGTGTTCACCCCGGCAGAGCTGGCCCTTGGAACCGGGAGCCACTTGGCTCACCTATGAGGGGACCCTctcctcgcctcccctcccctgcagggccGCCGTCCCGAGGTTTGTCCAGCAGAAACTCTACCTTTTCCTGCAGCACTGCTTTGGCCACTGGCCCCTGGATGCGTCCTTCAGAGCC GTCCTGGAGATGTGGCTGAGCTACCTACAGCCCTGGAGGTATGCACCTgagaagcaggctcagagcagCGACTGCCAGGCCCGGTGTGTGTCGGAGAGATG GGCACCCTTTGTGCAGGAGAATCTGCTGATGTACACCAAGCTTTTTGTGGGCTTCCTGAGCCGCGCGCTCCGCACCGACCTGGTCAGCCCCAAGAACGCGCTCATGGTATTCCGAGTGGCCAAAGTCTTTGCCCAGCCCAACCTGGCTGAAATGATCCAGAAAG GGGAACAGCTGTTCCTGGAGCCAGAACTCGTCATCCCACACCGCCAGCACCGACTCTTCACAGCTCCCACTTTCACCGGCAGCTTCCTGTCCTCGTGGCCCCCAGCCGTCACAGACGCCTCCTTCAAGGTGAAGAGCCACGTTTACAGCCTGGAGGGCCAGGACTGCAAGTACACCCCAATGTTTGGGCCCGAGGTGCGGACGCTG GTCTTGCGCCTGGCTCAGCTCATCACGCAGGCCAAGCAGACTGCCAAGTCCATCTCTGACCAGTGCGGGGAGAGCACGGCCGGCCGCCCCTTTCTGTCGTGGCTGGGCTTCTGCTCCACAGACACGAACGGCTCCTACGCAGCCAACGACCTGGACGAGATGGGGCAGGACAGTGTCCGCAAGACAGACGAGTACCTGGAGAAGGCCCTGGAGTACCTGTGCCAGATGTTCCGA CTCAGCGAGGCTCAGCTCACCCAGCTCACGCTTGCCTTGGGGACAACTCAAGATGAGAATGGGAAGAAGCAGCTCCCAGACTGCGTCGTGGGGGAGGACGGGCTCGTCCTCACGCCCCTGGGCCGGTACCAG ATCATCAATGGGCTGCGAAGGTTTGACATCGAGTACCAGGGTGACTCAGAGCTGCAGCCCATCCGGAGCTATGAGATCGCCAGCCTGGTCCGCGTGCTCTTCCGGCTGTCCTCCGCCATCAACCGCAGG tTTGCAGGCCCGATGGCAGCCCTGTGTTCCCGTGCCGACTTCCTCGGCAGCTTTTGTCGGTACCACCTCACGGAGCCCGGGCTGGCAGACAGGCACCTGCTGAGCCCGGTGGCACGAGGGTGTGCGGCCCGCCGTCCCCGGGGCCCTAGGCTCAGCCTGCGCTTCCTGGGCAGCTACCGGACGCTGCTCTCGCTGCTTCTGGCCTTCTTCGTGGCCTCCCTGTTCTGTATTGGGCCCCTCCCTTGCGCCCTGCTCCTCGTGCTGGGCTACCTCCTCTACGCTGTGGCCATGACGCTGCTCACCGAGCGCAGCAAGCTGCACCATCTCTGA
- the LOC123381160 gene encoding sphingomyelin phosphodiesterase 4-like isoform X1 translates to MYQKLQSPHAKLEVLHYRLSVSSALHSPAQPSLQALHAYQESFTPTEEHVLVVRLLLKHLHAFSNSLKPEQVSPSTHSHATSPLEEFKRAAVPRFVQQKLYLFLQHCFGHWPLDASFRAVLEMWLSYLQPWRYAPEKQAQSSDCQARCVSERWAPFVQENLLMYTKLFVGFLSRALRTDLVSPKNALMVFRVAKVFAQPNLAEMIQKGEQLFLEPELVIPHRQHRLFTAPTFTGSFLSSWPPAVTDASFKVKSHVYSLEGQDCKYTPMFGPEVLRLAQLITQAKQTAKSISDQCGESTAGRPFLSWLGFCSTDTNGSYAANDLDEMGQDSVRKTDEYLEKALEYLCQMFRLSEAQLTQLTLALGTTQDENGKKQLPDCVVGEDGLVLTPLGRYQIINGLRRFDIEYQGDSELQPIRSYEIASLVRVLFRLSSAINRRFAGPMAALCSRADFLGSFCRYHLTEPGLADRHLLSPVARGCAARRPRGPRLSLRFLGSYRTLLSLLLAFFVASLFCIGPLPCALLLVLGYLLYAVAMTLLTERSKLHHL, encoded by the exons ATGTACCAAAAATTGCAGTCCCCTCACGCCAAG CTGGAGGTTCTGCACTACCGACTCAGTGTCTCCAGCGCCCTCCACAGCCCTGCCCAACCCAGCCTCCAGGCCCTCCACGCCTACCAA GAGTCGTTCACACCCACGGAGGAGCACGTGTTGGTGGTGCGCCTGCTGCTAAAGCATCTGCACGCCTTTTCCAACAGCCTGAAGCCTGAGCAGGtctctccctccacccactcTCACGCCACCAGTCCCCTGGAGGAGTTCAAACG ggccGCCGTCCCGAGGTTTGTCCAGCAGAAACTCTACCTTTTCCTGCAGCACTGCTTTGGCCACTGGCCCCTGGATGCGTCCTTCAGAGCC GTCCTGGAGATGTGGCTGAGCTACCTACAGCCCTGGAGGTATGCACCTgagaagcaggctcagagcagCGACTGCCAGGCCCGGTGTGTGTCGGAGAGATG GGCACCCTTTGTGCAGGAGAATCTGCTGATGTACACCAAGCTTTTTGTGGGCTTCCTGAGCCGCGCGCTCCGCACCGACCTGGTCAGCCCCAAGAACGCGCTCATGGTATTCCGAGTGGCCAAAGTCTTTGCCCAGCCCAACCTGGCTGAAATGATCCAGAAAG GGGAACAGCTGTTCCTGGAGCCAGAACTCGTCATCCCACACCGCCAGCACCGACTCTTCACAGCTCCCACTTTCACCGGCAGCTTCCTGTCCTCGTGGCCCCCAGCCGTCACAGACGCCTCCTTCAAGGTGAAGAGCCACGTTTACAGCCTGGAGGGCCAGGACTGCAAGTACACCCCAATGTTTGGGCCCGAG GTCTTGCGCCTGGCTCAGCTCATCACGCAGGCCAAGCAGACTGCCAAGTCCATCTCTGACCAGTGCGGGGAGAGCACGGCCGGCCGCCCCTTTCTGTCGTGGCTGGGCTTCTGCTCCACAGACACGAACGGCTCCTACGCAGCCAACGACCTGGACGAGATGGGGCAGGACAGTGTCCGCAAGACAGACGAGTACCTGGAGAAGGCCCTGGAGTACCTGTGCCAGATGTTCCGA CTCAGCGAGGCTCAGCTCACCCAGCTCACGCTTGCCTTGGGGACAACTCAAGATGAGAATGGGAAGAAGCAGCTCCCAGACTGCGTCGTGGGGGAGGACGGGCTCGTCCTCACGCCCCTGGGCCGGTACCAG ATCATCAATGGGCTGCGAAGGTTTGACATCGAGTACCAGGGTGACTCAGAGCTGCAGCCCATCCGGAGCTATGAGATCGCCAGCCTGGTCCGCGTGCTCTTCCGGCTGTCCTCCGCCATCAACCGCAGG tTTGCAGGCCCGATGGCAGCCCTGTGTTCCCGTGCCGACTTCCTCGGCAGCTTTTGTCGGTACCACCTCACGGAGCCCGGGCTGGCAGACAGGCACCTGCTGAGCCCGGTGGCACGAGGGTGTGCGGCCCGCCGTCCCCGGGGCCCTAGGCTCAGCCTGCGCTTCCTGGGCAGCTACCGGACGCTGCTCTCGCTGCTTCTGGCCTTCTTCGTGGCCTCCCTGTTCTGTATTGGGCCCCTCCCTTGCGCCCTGCTCCTCGTGCTGGGCTACCTCCTCTACGCTGTGGCCATGACGCTGCTCACCGAGCGCAGCAAGCTGCACCATCTCTGA